The nucleotide sequence taattaatagGGCAATATGATAAAgttactaaatcaatttttttttaatgaatgtgTCATGCCAAAAAAAGACAAGAGGaaagtatttttgtatattttaccGTCTGTTTACTTTatcttcaaaaaatttatatatatcgCTCTCTGAATTATTATTTCTGTTTTGatttttagtttcctttcatttCTTTACTATACTTTACATTATTACACCCGTCAATTCCCTTATCTTATCGGGTCTGCATTTTATATGcactttaagaaattattaattaaaCATTTGTTTTAATAAATTATCCTTATTAATAACATTAGAAATCTATTTTTGTTTTACTAGTATTTTGATAGCCACTCCATGATAAATGTAAAATTAAACCTCATTTGGCCCGGGCACGTTTCTTCTTATCCCAGTTTGATGAAGTAGTTTCTTTCCGGTCTCCTCCGTCTTGAATCGTTGTTCATCTGCAGaatgatgttgatgatgttttTTGTGATTGTTTCATGTCCTGGTCACTGTTTAATAACCTCTTATGTATGTCTAGGCAATCAGTCTGTTTCATCTGATCAACACTAAGCCCATTCCTACTATAACTGTTGTATGTAATTCCACCAGTTTAGGAGTCTTTTTGGTGAGTGATTCCATGTTTTGTAATGActctctcttttatatatatatatatatatatacccagttcaccaaaaaaaaaaaattcatttattagTTCAACCAATTTTGATTCAttcaaatttaattcaatttattaCTTATTTGTTACTATAGTCACCACTCATTTAAAGCGGTAATTTTGATATATACTTTATAATTTGTACATTCTTACATGTTAtatacctttttaaaattttcttcaatTCTGTGTCTTATCAAATACGATCAGTAAAGATGAATAGAAGAGATATTATTTCTTATTGAAggatattgatttatttttctactaaactacaggaagaagatgaaaaagagaAAACACTTGAAAAAGCGACTCCACCCCAAGATATCAACAACAAAGGTATCATCTCTTCATAtgcttaaaatttaattttctcgTTATGTTTcatattctttttatttgctttattatgaaacttttttttcttaattattttaaagaaaatattattttggaGAAACTTAAATCATTGACCTTATTCTCCAGGAGAAGATGCACAAGAAAAACCAACGGTGGAACATAAGGAGGTGACTATATTTTTCTGTCTGCTTATTACATGTTCACAAATTAGTTGTGTATATAATTAGTTATATTAACAATAAAAacaatatcatattcagaaaatcTCATCAGTGAAGTGTATGTATTTATGTCGATCTATTTTGAGGAGATAGAGAaattgttttcgatagactctcGATTCGAGTAAAGCAaatacaataaagaataagtcATGAAGCAAACCTTGAAGAAGaaagcagtaacaacaacaaataatatgataattcaaggatatttatatttttttctttaaaattacaGGACGgagatgaaaaagagaaaatagttAAAGGTACCATCTATTTATGTCTTTTATAAGTAATATCTATTAACAATTTTTAATCTGCTTCTGtatgaaacttctttattttttaaaatcatttttaaaaagttaatacTACTTATTTTGGTGTAACATTAATCATGATATTATCCTCCAGGAGATGATGCACTAGAAATACCAAAGGTGGAATATGAGGTaacttaattttttctttgatttttaattccCTTTCATTTCTTCCCTTTACTTTATATTATAGTGCATAGTATTCATGTTGCACTTTCTTAAGAAagtattaattaaatatttattttagtagcttatatttatcaataatactTTAGAAATTTAGTATTCTTACTAATTCTCTAATTAATTTGCAATATAATAACTTCGTAATAAGGGTAAAATTAaattagataaaaataattattttgatttactaaagtgaacaagtaaaagtaaaaaatacttttaatatattggaTAAGTAGGAAGCAActaataatatatgttactattATCTTcgaattaggaaaaaaataataccttCGGGCGTATTCTTGATTGTTACGTATGAAAAGAGAcaaagtaataatttttttttccttttaaattatTCTTCTATTCTTCAAATGTTGACTAAACTATTCTCGGACCTTGAAAAACAGAAATCAGATGGAAAGGAAAAGAAGGACATTACAAGGAAATATTTTTTCCTCCTGATCTTTCGATCTCTTAATATTTAACTTATTAGTATATTTTGTTTCCAAATTATAATAAAGATCTAACACTTTAGTCATAGCTTGAGTCTATATATAAGGCAAATCAGTGCACTAAAATTTCTGTTATGTGCAATGTCCTGTAAGAGCTGAACCACAAGAATATTTTGTATGCAGTAAATCATTCCTGACCTTCCATTCCTACGAGAAGCATGCAATTCAGATCCCAAACATTTTCAAGAATATATGTTTCTTTTTCTATTGTTTATTGTAAAAGAATACTGATGTTTTTTTCTGTAAAAATATCAGGAaagagaggaaaagaagaaagttGTAATACGAGTAGATCTTGCGGTTCATTCAACACCTCCATCAAAGCGCCCTCCTCCCAAAATGCAAACAGACAATAATAAACTCTAGCTAATTATATATGTGTGTCGAGGCAGTGGTAAGGTCGTGTACACTCTATCTTCCACCTACCTTATTTGTATGATTTTAGTGGGAATGTTGTTGTATGTGTGTGGTGTCGGGGTAGTGGCAAGGTCTGTTATATTCTACCTTTCCTAGACTTCACTTTTATGATTTTATGGGATATGTTGTTGTATGTGTGTTTTTTTTAGTGTGTGTGGAGGAAGTGGTAGGATCTGAGTACACTGTCCTTTTGCACTACACTTGTGAGATTTTACTGAATATGATATTATATGTGTGTTGTGTGAGATCTATCCAGAACTCAATAAATGAAAACATCAGAATTCGCCTCCAACACAAAGTAAGTCAAATATGTTAATTGGAAGATACTTgactttttgttgtattttcaagTGTAATTTGGTTATAGTACTTTGAGAAGCTTCTTGGATTGTTATGAACTTGTTGCTCGGTTGCTTACTTTTGACTTATTATATAGTATAGAGATGAGGCATAAGTAAcctcaaattatatttgaaattgtaATAATACGTTTAAATTTTACGAGAGTTTTATTACTCCTGTCTctaaactcatttttttaatatatttttgtgcTCCTTTTGTGCTGACATGGCGGTCAATTCAGCACAAAAGAAGCATAAAAATATTCTGCTACTTGGTATCTACGTCAAGAAAAAAGGAGCATAAAATTCCTCGTGGGCCCATTTTAGTGTGTTGTGATGGTGCTATTGCCACGTATATAACACAATTAAAAATTCATATATGAGTAATATTTGGTTAGTGACTAAAGACCAATTGCGATAgagaatatttattataatgagtCGGTCTAAGACGGACAAGTGATGTTGTATGTAAAATAGCATGACCACGAATAATAGCAAACAATTTCATCTTCATAAGTAGAGTTCTTGCTATCAATTGTAGGCGATTAATAACAAATGACTTTGTAAGTTCATTTTGAGTAAAAACATGAGTGACAGGATGTTCAACTCTTAACCTAACTGataaataataatcatcaaaagcttGGAATGTAAATTATCCAGAATTATCAAGGAGAATAGCCTTAATGGGTTAATTTGAAAATTGCATTCTTAACTGGATTATCTGTGCAAATAATTTAGCAAACGTCAGGTTGGGAGATTATACGAGGCGCACATGAGACCCATCTTGACGATGcgtctattaggaccataaagtatctgAATGACCCACTGAATTCATGAATAGATCCACATATATTCCCATGTATACCTTCTAGAATAGAGGAGATTCGACGCCAACCTTCAAAAGTGACGACTTATTTATTAatttgccttgataacaagcagcacatgaaaattcatcatttgTAAGAATCTTTAGGTTCTTTAACAGATGCCCATTGGAATTTTTAATGATTCGTATCATCATTATTGATCCAAGATGACCTATTCGATCATACCAAAGCCCAAACATATTTAAATCGGTAAACTTCTGATTTATGATAGAGTGTGTTTCAACTAtataatttttacaaaatataagcTAAAGGACAAAGTTGGTAATTTCTTCAAGACATATTTCTGACCTGAAACATACTTGgtaataccaagatattcaatctttatttcatttattgtCTCAACAGGATATTTATTTCGACAGATATCTTCAAAACTTGAAAAGTTTCTCGAGGAATTAAAAGAGAACAGTGCATCTTCTATAACAAGTTTTGTCCCCTTATGCAGAAATATAGTAGCTTTTGCATAACCTTCAATCAATTTCGAATTAtaagaaatttttgtaatatttgtttTTCTTCTAATCAAGTAGGAAAAGtatttctcatctttaaataTGACGTGTGTTGTTCCATTATCAATTACACCAATATCCTTATGATCGATCATTGATCCAAATAAAATTTGAGGAGTATCCATATATTCTCCAGGATGACAAAATAAACATTGTAATATTACTAGCAAGCAACGTAttacataaattttatttatttacaagactAGAGAAACGTAACTAACATAAACTTAAAGTAATacaaccaataaaaaaaaataaaaacttgactACAATAGATCCATCACTGACAAAATGATCTATATTTTCTTCagaaaatttcaagaaatttgCAATATCTAAACACATAGGCTCAACGTTATCTTCAAATATAAAGTTTGCTTCTGCATTATAATTCATATTCTTGAGAAAAGCTTGATAGACATCAACCATGTGTCTTGGTGTACGATGGGTACGTGATCAATGTCCTTTATCTCTACACTAATATCatttattttctgaatttttctTTTCCACCGCTTCAGGCTTTTCACCTTTCACTTTATACGATTGGTGCTGAGGGTTATTATTTAGTGCAAGAAGATCATCATGATTAAAATTTCTTTCTTGATCACGATCATGATCACAACTGGGGCCAGGACCTCTTTTATACATGGATTAGTAAAAATTTACAGCATTCACTTGAGGGAATGGATCAGTACTAGTAGGTCGACtttcataatttttcatcaaaagatcATTATGTTGCTTAACAAGAAAAGATGCGAAATTAATTTGgaatactttttaaatttcatttcttGACATTGTTGTTATAAGAGAATACTCGAGGCAGGAAAGGTGGAGAATGTTTTCTCCAACATATCATGATCTGTGATACTTTCTCcatataaatttaattatgattcaATTCTAAATATGGTAGAATTATACCCAGTTATTGATGTAAAGAAGATACGAGATAAAGAGATTGAATGGATAATCAAGAAATTTAGAGGAGATagggaagaaaaaaagaataatccCACAATTGACGTAAACTAGAGATGAACAAATGTATTTATGAATCTCTAATTTGAACAAACAATTACATGATTAATTCAAAGGAAAAGAGAATTGAAGGAAAAGAGAATTGAACTCATTTATAAATAATCTTACCAAAAGATATTCGAGAGAGATACAATGTAGAGACAAAGGGCTAAACCCATAAACTCACCAAAGAGTGTTCAATATAAAAATATTGTCTACCTAAaaatgttcatcatattctatttatactactAGGGCtaacataaaataagaaatacaTAAATGCCCTTAATTACATGTGCATTATAATATGATCAAAAGAGCCTAAAATATAATGTTTATCTTCTCTTGTATTGGTTCTTTGGCTTCCACACTTTCTTGAATCACTCTAGGCTCTTGATGTGAAGTTGAAATCTTTTAATGAAATAAGTACTTTCCGAACTTGCATCATTCTCCCTTTGTTGAAAAGAATTCGACCTCGAATTCAAACTTTGCAAATCATAGAGAGAAATTAGTACACAAGCCAAAAAatagtctttcaaaaaaaaattacttaccACTCCAAAAAATACACGCTTTTATGATAGAGGCAAGAATCATGAAGTCccataaaaatcaacttttcaaATAAAGTATCAAGAACCTTACTCAAAAGTATACCACAATCATAATAGAAGTTAAAGAAACTAATAATTTTACACATTAAAACTTTCAAGTCAAAACTAATTTCTTCAAAAGATTAGACCAAATAGTTTCTTAAttataacgccccgagagtacaccctgggtgtcacacggtgcttacagtcccgagagaccacaagctaactcatgagctggtacctattgtgagcactgaataacataatcatactTGAGGGAGGATAACTGATATggcataaggttttaaaaactaaaatcaacACTCTGTCATGAATCTGGAAAACAACTGCCTGAATctgataagataaagaaaatctaaCTGAATGACATGCCAACTGAAGTttgaataactaactgtaatgtttGAAATCCTCAAAAATGTATGgttgtgagttgatgggacaggcctcaactaactccactaactactaaactagagacataaagtaaaataatctatcctcaaaatatgaggactcaccactgctactgctgagagtcTGAAAGTCTAAGTGTTGTCTGAAAACTGGGTATTAGAACCtctgatataatacatcatagcacaaaaaaagagtatgcgatcagtacgttgaatgtactggtatgctaaatgaggtaggctgacatgcatgatttcatgaacaggaataataactgtctaaatatacatgtaaaacatgaattactgaatagagagcatgaaatctatagatactaaaaatatatgaaatctaaaaatactctatatgtatgaaagtctgtaaatactTAAGGTAtgtgaaatctgtagatactggggatgcatgaccaagcatataacatgaaatgAGATGTACtctgaagttattctgaatatactgagatgagactaaggaaaaaactatgatttttgggtatttaatacccccaggactcaaaagcaataatagtaaaatgacactaaagcttggaggacataacatgaaggcttttattaaatattcattcttgtaagcattttatcaaacacttgatatgcatggtgATCATGGGaattagtttaaagcttgtagtaaagcACAACTAGCACAACTTCAACACcattatcacaaatcatgaattaaatcagtggACAATAATATTCAAACATTTGGAGTGTAGTAATAGACATTAATTTTGATAAAACATGGTATAGAAcaagattcatgaaaattcatggtttaatcataatttaaaatcaagataacttgaaaagatcataattttgcaatttaaatcggatacttgaacttcatgggcgaaagaaacccatggatgaacatctaacatacctagattaatgaatttgggaggattgatggtgagttcttgagatttggccttgaatttgagagctaggtttcttgttcttgagaaggggatctttaattttgagaggaATTTAATCAATGATGATTATTTGGGTCACTTAGggattaaatctcatgttttaggctGATTAGGTCCATGGAAagagacccaaatacccctaaataaatttaaaaacttggagctggaaactgaaatctcaatttttggccttggcacgacgcgccaggatcgcgtcgggccactggaaattgacgagtgcTATTTTGGCCATTGGCGCGTCACGGTGGAATCGCGATCCCTCACTGGTTGGGAACTAAAAGTTCACCTCAATATGGTGGCATCACGTTGGCTCACTAGTTTCAGAAAATTTTCATTTGAACCCTTGGTGCGATGCGTTGATGTACCTAATGGCAtcgtctcactaaaatggctctaacgcTTCGCcggagtatcagatttgggcgaaccTTATATCGtaggaaatctaattcaattttccaaaaCTTGGTGGGATCTAATCTGAGaaataataagtattttgaaaattttatatatgaatactcatgtattgagacttaaattatgctaggaaaatatgaggtattacaatatctcccccttgggatcattcatcctcgaatgagactggttaagctgaggaaactgatggactgagcttacacactgaaaatgcatatctgatgtatagaatgcatgactaaactgattcataaatacacgactgacatgaacatgatgtgtaactaaaactgagcatgatagagagaaatcttaagaagattaatacCTTAAACCGAATCTGAATtcacggagaaaagatgagggtgcTTGATCCGCATATTTGTTTCTGTTTCCCTAGTGTCTCCC is from Capsicum annuum cultivar UCD-10X-F1 chromosome 5, UCD10Xv1.1, whole genome shotgun sequence and encodes:
- the LOC107854147 gene encoding systemin isoform X6, with product METPSYDIKNKGGDVQEKTKVEHDKREDEKEKIIEKETPSQDIGNKGDDAQEKPKVEREEGGDEIEKIVENETSSQISIKIEDDAQDNIKVEYEEEEDEKEKTLEKATPPQDINNKGEDAQEKPTVEHKEDGDEKEKIVKGDDALEIPKVEYEEREEKKKVVIRVDLAVHSTPPSKRPPPKMQTDNNKL
- the LOC107854147 gene encoding systemin isoform X5 — encoded protein: METPSYDIKNKGGDVQEKTKVEHDKREDEKEKIIEKETPSQDIGNKGDDAQEKPKVEREEGGDEIEKIVENETSSQISIKIEEDDAQDNIKVEYEEEEDEKEKTLEKATPPQDINNKGEDAQEKPTVEHKEDGDEKEKIVKGDDALEIPKVEYEEREEKKKVVIRVDLAVHSTPPSKRPPPKMQTDNNKL